GGACTCGCCCAACCGCCCTTCAATGGGAAGTAGATAATAAGGCCGGAGAGTATGATCCTTATATAAAATCCAAAGACGGTAGATGAGGTGCCCCTCTTTATTTGCCTTTCCTCATCGGGATTTCCGATATCCCTTCTGGATGCGGCCAAGAGGAGGCCATTAAGAGACCTGTAAAGCCCCACATGGTTTAAAACCGCCACCACCCCCCCCACAATGACCCCGAGGGCGAATTCCATGGAAAAGGCGAGCAGCCCTATCAGAGAGAAGAGGATCATTACGACCATACTTCCAGCTATGACGATCCAAAACGAATTCGTCTCAATCCTCTTGATCGTCTCCCTCTTCATCCTCATCATCGTATTCGAGTCCGTACTTCTTGAAGATATAAAACATATTTCTGAAACCGGCTATTATCCCAAATGCCAGAAAAATCAGCGTAAACCACGGTTCAGTGTCGAATTTTCGGTCAATAAAAATTCCAATAGCGAGGCCCATGACGATGGCCAAGACAAGGGAAAACCCGATACTGCTTAGATGCAAAACCTGTTTAAGAAGTTTTTTGTCTTTCTCTTTCACTGCTTTTTATTGAATCACCTCTTATTCCTGTCATACCCCGCATTTACATCCCCCCTCCCCCTCTCATTCCCCCCATCCCTCACCCCCTCCATCCCTCATCCCCTATCCTCTTACCACTCATCCCTCGACCCCCCGTCAATCATCCAGCCCTTTTGTAAGCCCCCAGACTTGATCCAGGGACAAAGTGAAGTATATCCCCATACCGGTTTCGGTGAAATCCCCTATCGATTTTTCTATCCCGTCCACTATTTCGGCTATCAAATCCTCTCTCACAATGGTTAGAATGGTTTTGTTGCTCGGCCTCGAGCTGGAGAGGAGGTCGCTGAAGCTGGCGAATATCGGGATATCTTTTGATACAATCCTTCCCATTCCGACGGAGTCAATTATCGTGGCGCCGCTCACTCCCAGCTCCAAGAAAAGGGTCAGGATATCATCCAAGTACTCCGTTCTATTTAGAATAATGATGAAAAGCTTGAGATTTTCATTCACTTGCGGTTTTCCTTTGCCCATATAAATTCTTTGTTATCACGAAAAGGCAAGGAAGTCAACCGCGTTCCGGTGGTTTTAAAAGAGCAAGGTTTGCGGAGGAAAACGGCGGCTATCTTACCACTCCATTTACCTTCGATGTCCTACCAAATATATGAATGAATGCTCATTCAAGGAAACAAAAATAACATAACAGATAATTAGTGTCAAGAAAAATTTAGCTGTAAAAAATTTCCTTTTGAATCAAGCACTTCTTTAAAAACTTCCGAAAAATTCTACACTATCTCAGACGGCGCCGTAAATACTCCACTTTATGGAAATAGTAGTGTTAAGCTCTTGGCTCCAAAAGGAACGGTTTTTAAGATCACTTCACTCGGACATAATGAAGTCTACTTCTGGGACGAAAACGGCGTGGTAAAATGCGAAGCCGTATATTCGGTACTATCTCCCGAGGTTACAGAGAGGCTTGAGAAGATGAATATCCCCAAGCTCAACAAGGCCTTGGAGATATACCTTAAAAACAAATGGTGATAAAAATCGGGTAAATATGACTTTCATATATAGATTATTTGAAATCGGAAAGAATAAACTTGAATTTTTACCCTCGGATATGGCGAAGCCTAATATTTGGGCGATGACTCAAAAATGTAAATACAAATTCAGCTATTAGGTAAACCACCCGGAGATTAAGGCAGGGTTTAAGGGATTTGAGAGCCCCGAAATTGATTACACCTTTGCGGCAAATATAAACGGGTAACGGCGATAGTCTTAAACAAAATATCGGTGAAGAAAAGAGACTGCCGAAAGGATCTCAATCCCAATTTGAATACCATCAACTATCAAACCATCAGACAATTTGGAGGAGAGGACGATCCAATCCATACTATATCTTTTGGATATAAAGAATTACTCTCATCCAAAAACAGCTTGAGTTGATAATTTAATTTGCCGAGACAGACGGGTTAGGTTCAGGCGTTCTTTTTGAAAAGCTCTTCCAACTTCGCCTTGGCGTGTTCCACCTCGCCCCCGGAGTTCCCATCCCTCTTTTCCAACTTGAAGCGAAAGTAATCGCAGAAGTTGTTTCCACCCTTATTCCCCACAAACTCGCTCTGGGGCTCCTTGCACTGGTTGTAACTCCCGGAATCGTAGAAGATACAATTGTAGCAGATGCGCAGGTCCATTCCGCAAGCGGGACAGGTGTCTCTGACGGAGATGTAGTCGGAGATTATCGGCTCTTTACATTGATGACAGAATTTCATTTTGTTTTCAAGTCGCTTTAAAATAGTGATTAAAAGTGTTTAAAGATTGATTGAAGGTTATACTAATTCAATTATCTTGTATTCTCAGAACGTTCAAGGACAGGGATTTTATAGATATTTTGGATATACTGAACTATTGTCTAAGATATTCTCAAATCTTCAACTTGTGACGGGGTCTATCGTCGTTCCATTTAAAAGGTTATAGCTTTTTTATATGACAGGGCCGATAATGTCAATAAAAAAATTAAAAAAATTCGTATACCTTTATTTCTTGACTGATTAGTCAATCTATGATAAGGATTTTGTAATTTTATAAACCGATTTCTGTTGAAGGGGGGTGTTTTAAAACTGTACTGCAAAGCGGATTCCTGGAAGGATTTTCTCACTTAAAGAAAGGGAGGAATTTATATGTTACGAAAAGTAGCCATTGTCAGCGCCCACCAGACGAAATTTGAAGAGAAGAAGGCGGACGAGCGCTTCCAGGAGATGTGCTACCCGCTGGTTAGAAAATGTCTTGACGACACGGGGCTCGTTTTTGTTCCGGGAAGGGGAATAGATTTTGCCATAACGTGCTCCGACGACTTTTTCGATCAGCGTACCATCTCCGACGGACCTATGGGCGACCTTGTGGGAACTGGAAGGTGGGGAGGGGAGGAAAAGGTCGCCTGCGACGGTGCAGAGGCGATCCAATACGCCGCGGCGGGGATAGCCTCGGGACACTACGACATAGTCATCGTCCTCGCCCACGCGAAGGAATCACAGGTAGATTCGAGGAACATAGTGACCTTCCACGCCTTCGAGCCTTTCTACACGAGATTTTTGGGCATGGACTATACCCAAGCCCTGGGCCTCCAGGCCGAATCTTACATGAACAAATGGGGCGTCACGGAAAAACAGCTGGCGGCGATAGCCGTCAGGGCGGCCAAAAACGGGGCGAAGAATCCGAACGCCCAACGCACCGGGAGCATCAAGGTGGACGACGTCATGAAATCGAAGGTAGTGGTCTCGCCGATCAAGGAGCTCGACCTCTATCCCGTAAGCGATGGGGCGGTCTGCATGATCCTCGCCGAGGAGACGAAGGCCAGGGTACTGACCGACAAGCCGGTCTGGATTACCGGCTACGGAAACTGCTACGATTCCTACTACCTCGGAGACAGGAACCTCTACGAGTCGACCAGCCTCCCTAAAGCGGCTTGGAGCGCTTACCGCATAGCCGGTATTATCGATCCGATGGAGGAGTTTGACATAGCCGAGATCAGCGTCCAGGCCACCTATCAGGAGCCGCTCTGGTACGAGGGACTTGGGCTCGCCGAACAGGGAAAGGGTATGGAGCTTTTCGAGTCGGGGAAGACCGATATGGGGGGGAAGCTCCCGGTCAACCCGTCGGGCGGCCAGCTTTGCGGAAATCCCCTTTTGCTCTCCGGCATCGTAAGGGGGGCGGAGGCCTTTCTCCAGCTCAGGGGTGAGGCCAACGGCTATCAGGTAAAGGGAGCCGGAAGGGCGCTGGTACACGGCACGGCCGGGCCTGCGGGACAGTTCCACACGGTTTTGGTCCTTGAAAACGACAAGGCACAAGAGGGGGGGAAATCATGACTAAGAGAATGAGAAACGTCGCCATCTCCGGGATCGGTCAGACCCGCCACCGCGGACACCGGGAGGACGTCAACATGGTGGAGCTCGTCGCCGAGGCCGTAGAGGAGGTCCTCGCCGATTCTAAGATGGATCTCAAAGACATCGACTGCATAGTGCACGGCAACATGGAGCTCTTCGAGGGGATCCACCAGCCGGACATGTGGCACGTCTTGGGTGACGGCGCCTACGGAAAGGCGGGCTTCAGGATTACCACGGGAGGCACCACGGGCGCCACGATAGCCTGTTCCGCCGACCACCTCGTCGCGTCCGGAATGTACGACTCGGTCCTGGCGATCGGGTGGGAAAAGCAGGAGGAGGGGATGACGACCACGGGAATCACCAACATGGCCGACCCACTCTGGGAGCGGGAGGTGCAGACCGGCGCCATAACCGGAACCCACGGCGTTATGATGATGAACAAGTTCGGGGAGCCGGCAAACCAGGCCGCGGCGGAGCTGAGGGTCTTGATGGCGAACAACGCCAGGAAGAACTACAAGGCGCATCTCAGGATCGAGATCACGAGGCAGGACGTCCTGGAGTCGAGGGTCCTGGCATGGCCGCTTCGGCTTCTTCACATGTGCCCGGAGTCGAACGGGGCCTGCGCAGTCCTGTTCGTCTCGGAGGAGCTGGCGAAGAAGCTTCCGCAAAAACCGGTCTGGATGCACGACCATGTAACGGTCCACCGCCAGGAGACCTTCGATCTGGTAAACATGGGCGATCTCGACACCCACGGCGAGGCCGCAAGAACGCTCTATGCCAGAAACGGGATCGTAGATCCGATAAAGCAGATAGGGGTGTTCGAGATGTACGATCCCCAAAGCTGGTGGGCCCTCGACTGGATTGGGAAATTCCTGATGCTCGAAAACGGTGAGCAGATCGAAATGGTCTTGAACGGCGATTTCGCCATAGACGGCAAGTTTCCGCTTAATCCATCGGGGGGCGTGGTATCGTCGAACCCGATAGGCGCCACGGCAATCATAAGGGTTGCGGAAGCGGCCCTCCAGATCCGCGGAAACGCCGGCGACCACCAGGTTCCTAAAGACGTCAAGCTTGCCCTGTCCTCTGGATTCGGCGGGACTTTCTGGACGGTATTTCATCTTCTGGGAGCCGAAAAGCCGGACAAATAGAAAAGGAGGTTTTACCTATGGGTACCAAGACAGATAAAGAGGGAAGGGAGATCGTCGAGATCCGCTACGAGATGGCGATCCCGGGAACCTTTTCCACGGGGCCGATCATGGGACACATGCTCAACAAGCTCAAGGACAAGGAGCTGTGGGGAAACCGATGCGGCAAGTGCCGGAACGTCCTCTTTCCTCCGAAGATCGTTTGTCCCAAGTGCTTCGAAGAGCCGACCGAGTGGGTGAAGCTGGACGAATGGGGCTACATCGCCACATTCGACGTGGTCCACTTCCCCACGGTAAATCCGCTTACCGGGATTATGAGGGAGGTCCCCTACACGACCCTTATCGTCGCCCTCCCCAACGGCGGCGGATTTTTCCACTTCTGCCTCGAACACGACCCGGAAAAGCTCGCTCCGGGGAAGAGGGTCGTTCCGGTCTGGAAGGAAAAACGGGAGGCCCGCCCATCCGATCTTGAGGGTTGGGTGCTGGCGGAGGATTAATCATTTGGCAATAGTTTACAATGATCTGGCAATAATCGAGCGGATTGAAATGAAAACAAAGGGAGAAAGATATGTATACAACAGATAAACTGCCGCTGGATCAGAAAGACTGCTTCGGCAAGAGGGGCCTGATGAGCATCCCCTACCGCTACTTCGCCGGAGTGTTTTTATCCAGGGCGCTGATCGCTCTCAGGGACGAAAAGAAGATCTTGGGTGCGAGGTGCGAAAAATGCGACAAGGTCTACTTTCCGCCGCGCTCCCGCTGCGAGAGGGACTTCTCGAAGATGACGGAGCTTGTGGAAGTCGGCCCCGAGGGAACCGTCGAGGAGTTCACAGTGGTCAACTACGAGGAAGAGTATTTCAAGAAGTTCTGCCCCATGCTCGACATCCCCTACACGATGGCCCTGATCAGGCTCGACGGGGCGTCGACGAAGATACTTCATCGAATCCCAGGGGACAAGGTCAAGAGGGGAGACCGCGTAAGGCCCAAGTGGCTTGATGACGACCAGAGGGAGGCGATGATCACCGATATCGAGTATTTCGAGAAGGTGTGACAACAAAACGGTATCAAGTTAAATCCCAAGAGTAATTTAAATAATCAAGGGCGCACGGGATATCTTCCCGTCGCCCTTTTTTAAGCGGGATTTTTTTATCCTTGATAAAAACAGAAAATGTGATATATATATTTCTCGTTCCTTTAAGGTATACTTAATGAAGAAAAGAAACCATTCGTTATCTTTCACGGCCGCTTTTGTGGTTGTCTTCTTTTTTGGGGCTTCGCTCTTCTTAACGGGGGCCCCTCCTGCCTCGGCGCGAACGGTCAAGGCAAAGGTCAAGGTTGTAAATATCAGCTACTTTGACAAAGGAGCCGATATAACCGATGCAGATCTCATCCGACTTGCGATTGAGGAGACCGAGGGCAACGAAAACCTCTTTCCTAAAATCAACGGCTTGACGTTAAAGTCGGGGGGCGAAAAGCTGCCCTACAGCCCCGGGGTTGCAATACCCGCCGCACCCTTTTCCTTCTATGGAGGACCGGATCCCAAAAAGAGGCTCGAGTTCATCTCCATTTCCTCATCGAGACAGGCGGGGAAATATGACATTGCGGTTGTCGGCTCCGACGGCTCGATAAGAAAGTACGACAAAGAGATCGTGATCGACAACGTCAATAAGATAATTAGAACATACGAAACGATAGAAATAAAAGGGGAAGATGTAATTCTCCTGTTCATCCGGGACATTAAGGTAATCCAGTTCAAAGACGTCAGGCCCGAGGGCCATGACCAAACGCCTGGGTGAAAAAAGGGGAGCTCCCTGAGGTACAGGGAAGTTTACGATGAAACAACGGGTACCTGGATAATAAGAGGAAAGAAGTGCGGATCGGTTCGGGACAGCAATGACTGAGCTTTTATATCGGGAGACCGCCGTCCGTTGATTTGGGCTTTTGGGTTG
The nucleotide sequence above comes from Candidatus Zymogenus saltonus. Encoded proteins:
- a CDS encoding Zn-ribbon domain-containing OB-fold protein, with the translated sequence MYTTDKLPLDQKDCFGKRGLMSIPYRYFAGVFLSRALIALRDEKKILGARCEKCDKVYFPPRSRCERDFSKMTELVEVGPEGTVEEFTVVNYEEEYFKKFCPMLDIPYTMALIRLDGASTKILHRIPGDKVKRGDRVRPKWLDDDQREAMITDIEYFEKV
- a CDS encoding ATP synthase subunit I, encoding MKRETIKRIETNSFWIVIAGSMVVMILFSLIGLLAFSMEFALGVIVGGVVAVLNHVGLYRSLNGLLLAASRRDIGNPDEERQIKRGTSSTVFGFYIRIILSGLIIYFPLKGGWASPLAIFVGASVVAINSFIVALLLSKTN
- a CDS encoding thiolase family protein, producing the protein MTKRMRNVAISGIGQTRHRGHREDVNMVELVAEAVEEVLADSKMDLKDIDCIVHGNMELFEGIHQPDMWHVLGDGAYGKAGFRITTGGTTGATIACSADHLVASGMYDSVLAIGWEKQEEGMTTTGITNMADPLWEREVQTGAITGTHGVMMMNKFGEPANQAAAELRVLMANNARKNYKAHLRIEITRQDVLESRVLAWPLRLLHMCPESNGACAVLFVSEELAKKLPQKPVWMHDHVTVHRQETFDLVNMGDLDTHGEAARTLYARNGIVDPIKQIGVFEMYDPQSWWALDWIGKFLMLENGEQIEMVLNGDFAIDGKFPLNPSGGVVSSNPIGATAIIRVAEAALQIRGNAGDHQVPKDVKLALSSGFGGTFWTVFHLLGAEKPDK
- a CDS encoding OB-fold domain-containing protein, producing the protein MGTKTDKEGREIVEIRYEMAIPGTFSTGPIMGHMLNKLKDKELWGNRCGKCRNVLFPPKIVCPKCFEEPTEWVKLDEWGYIATFDVVHFPTVNPLTGIMREVPYTTLIVALPNGGGFFHFCLEHDPEKLAPGKRVVPVWKEKREARPSDLEGWVLAED
- a CDS encoding thiolase family protein; this encodes MLRKVAIVSAHQTKFEEKKADERFQEMCYPLVRKCLDDTGLVFVPGRGIDFAITCSDDFFDQRTISDGPMGDLVGTGRWGGEEKVACDGAEAIQYAAAGIASGHYDIVIVLAHAKESQVDSRNIVTFHAFEPFYTRFLGMDYTQALGLQAESYMNKWGVTEKQLAAIAVRAAKNGAKNPNAQRTGSIKVDDVMKSKVVVSPIKELDLYPVSDGAVCMILAEETKARVLTDKPVWITGYGNCYDSYYLGDRNLYESTSLPKAAWSAYRIAGIIDPMEEFDIAEISVQATYQEPLWYEGLGLAEQGKGMELFESGKTDMGGKLPVNPSGGQLCGNPLLLSGIVRGAEAFLQLRGEANGYQVKGAGRALVHGTAGPAGQFHTVLVLENDKAQEGGKS
- a CDS encoding AtpZ/AtpI family protein; this encodes MKEKDKKLLKQVLHLSSIGFSLVLAIVMGLAIGIFIDRKFDTEPWFTLIFLAFGIIAGFRNMFYIFKKYGLEYDDEDEEGDDQED